From the genome of Sphingomonas sp. HMP6, one region includes:
- a CDS encoding TadE family protein, with product MIAHLLARLRRDRRGATIIEFAIVAPVMMLLMMGLGDLLYQVYAQSVLNGAVQKAARDSGIEGGAANISTIDGTVQTIARQIAPAATFVPTRKSYDSFAEVAPEPFTDTNGNGVRNAGECFTDMNGNGSWDADPGSTGQGGASAVTLYTMTMTYRRLFPVAGLFGWPATQTISATTLLKNQPYATQVTTASTTICT from the coding sequence ATGATCGCGCACCTCCTCGCACGTCTGCGGCGCGACCGGCGCGGCGCGACCATTATCGAATTCGCCATCGTCGCCCCGGTGATGATGCTGTTGATGATGGGCCTGGGGGACTTGCTGTATCAGGTCTATGCGCAGTCGGTACTAAACGGCGCGGTGCAGAAAGCTGCGCGCGATTCGGGCATCGAGGGTGGCGCTGCCAACATCAGCACGATCGACGGCACCGTCCAGACGATCGCGCGCCAGATTGCCCCCGCCGCAACCTTCGTCCCAACGCGCAAAAGTTATGACAGCTTTGCCGAAGTCGCACCCGAGCCCTTCACCGACACCAACGGCAACGGCGTGCGCAACGCGGGCGAATGCTTCACCGATATGAACGGCAATGGCAGTTGGGATGCCGACCCAGGCAGCACCGGCCAGGGCGGCGCTAGTGCCGTGACGCTCTACACCATGACCATGACCTATCGGCGGCTTTTTCCCGTGGCGGGCCTGTTCGGCTGGCCGGCCACGCAAACGATCAGCGCGACGACGCTGCTGAAAAATCAGCCCTACGCGACCCAAGTCACCACCGCCAGCACGACGATCTGCACATGA